Proteins from a single region of Macaca thibetana thibetana isolate TM-01 chromosome 4, ASM2454274v1, whole genome shotgun sequence:
- the ENPP4 gene encoding bis(5'-adenosyl)-triphosphatase ENPP4 isoform X1 — MKLLVILLFSGLITGCRSDSSSSLPPKLLLVSFDGFRADYLKNYEFPHLQNFIKEGVLVEHVKNVFITKTFPNHYSIVTGLYEESHGIVANSMYDAVTKKHFSDSNDKDPFWWNEAVPIWVTNQLQENRSSAAAMWPGTDVPIHNTTSSYFMNYNSSVSFEERLNNITMWLNNSNPPVTFATLYWEEPDASGHKYGPEDKENMSRVLKKIDDLIGDLVQKLKMLGLWENLNVIITSDHGMTQCSQDRLINLDVCIDHSYYTLIDLSPVAAILPKINRTEVYNKLKNCNSHMNVYLKEDIPNRFYYQHNDRIQPIILVANEGWTIVLNKSSQKLGDHGYDNSLPSMHPFLAAHGPAFHKGYKHSTINIVDIYPMMCHILGLKPHPNNGTFGHTKCLLVDQWCINLPEAIAIVVGSLLVLTTLTCLIIIMQNRLSVPRPFSRLQLQEDDDDPLIG, encoded by the exons ATGAAGTTATTAGTAATACTTTTGTTTTCTGGACTTATTACTGGTTGTAGAAGTGACTCTTCCTCTAGTTTGCCACCTAAGTTACTACTAGTATCCTTTGATGGATTCAGAGCTGATTATCTGAAGAACTATGAATTTCCTCATCTCCAGAATTTTATCAAAGAAGGTGTCTTGGTAGagcatgttaaaaatgtttttatcacaAAAACATTTCCAAACCACTACAGTATTGTGACAGGCTTGTATGAAGAAAGCCATGGCATTGTGGCTAATTCCATGTATGATGCAGTcacaaagaaacatttttctgaCTCTAATGACAAGGATCCTTTTTGGTGGAATGAGGCAGTACCTATTTGGGTGACCAATCAGCTTCAGGAAAACAGATCAAGTGCTGCTGCTATGTGGCCTGGTACTGATGTACCCATTCACAATACCACCTCTTCCTATTTTATGAATTACAACTCCTCAGTGTCATTTGAGGAAAGACTAAATAATATTACTATGTGGCTAAACAATTCAAACCCACCAGTCACCTTTGCAACACTCTATTGGGAAGAACCAGATGCAAGTGGCCACAAGTATGGACctgaagataaagaaaacatgagcaGAGTGTTGAAAAAAATAGATGATCTTATCGGTGACTTAGTCCAAAAACTCAAGATGTTAGGGCTGTGGGAAAATCTTAATGTGATCATTACAAGTGATCATGGGATGACCCAGTGTTCTCAGGATAGACTGATAAACTTGGATGTCTGCATCGATCATTCATACTACACTCTTATAGATTTGAGCCCAGTTGCTGCAATACTtccaaaaataa atAGAACAGAGGTTTACAACAAACTGAAAAACTGTAACTCTCATATGAATGTTTATCTCAAAGAAGACATTCCTAACAGATTTTATTACCAACATAATGATCGGATTCAGCCCATTATTTTGGTTGCAAATGAAGGCTGGACAATTGTGCTAAATAAATCATCACAAAAAT tagGTGACCATGGTTATGATAATTCTTTGCCTAGTATGCATCCATTTCTAGCTGCCCACGGACCTGCATTTCACAAAGGCTACAAGCATAGCACAATTAACATTGTGGATATTTATCCAATGATGTGCCACATCCTGGGATTAAAACCACATCCCAATAATGGGACTTTTGGTCATACTAAGTGCTTGTTAGTTGACCAGTGGTGCATCAATCTGCCAGAAGCCATCGCAATTGTTGtcggttcactcttggtgttaaCCACGCTAACATGCCTCATAATAATCATGCAGAATAGACTTTCTGTACCTCGTCCGTTTTCTCGACTTCAGCTacaagaagatgatgatgatccTTTAATTGGGTGA
- the ENPP4 gene encoding bis(5'-adenosyl)-triphosphatase ENPP4 isoform X2, with protein sequence MKLLVILLFSGLITGCRSDSSSSLPPKLLLVSFDGFRADYLKNYEFPHLQNFIKEGVLVEHVKNVFITKTFPNHYSIVTGLYEESHGIVANSMYDAVTKKHFSDSNDKDPFWWNEAVPIWVTNQLQENRSSAAAMWPGTDVPIHNTTSSYFMNYNSSVSFEERLNNITMWLNNSNPPVTFATLYWEEPDASGHKYGPEDKENMSRVLKKIDDLIGDLVQKLKMLGLWENLNVIITSDHGMTQCSQDRLINLDVCIDHSYYTLIDLSPVAAILPKINRTEVYNKLKNCNSHMNVYLKEDIPNRFYYQHNDRIQPIILVANEGWTIVLNKSSQKCDHGYDNSLPSMHPFLAAHGPAFHKGYKHSTINIVDIYPMMCHILGLKPHPNNGTFGHTKCLLVDQWCINLPEAIAIVVGSLLVLTTLTCLIIIMQNRLSVPRPFSRLQLQEDDDDPLIG encoded by the exons ATGAAGTTATTAGTAATACTTTTGTTTTCTGGACTTATTACTGGTTGTAGAAGTGACTCTTCCTCTAGTTTGCCACCTAAGTTACTACTAGTATCCTTTGATGGATTCAGAGCTGATTATCTGAAGAACTATGAATTTCCTCATCTCCAGAATTTTATCAAAGAAGGTGTCTTGGTAGagcatgttaaaaatgtttttatcacaAAAACATTTCCAAACCACTACAGTATTGTGACAGGCTTGTATGAAGAAAGCCATGGCATTGTGGCTAATTCCATGTATGATGCAGTcacaaagaaacatttttctgaCTCTAATGACAAGGATCCTTTTTGGTGGAATGAGGCAGTACCTATTTGGGTGACCAATCAGCTTCAGGAAAACAGATCAAGTGCTGCTGCTATGTGGCCTGGTACTGATGTACCCATTCACAATACCACCTCTTCCTATTTTATGAATTACAACTCCTCAGTGTCATTTGAGGAAAGACTAAATAATATTACTATGTGGCTAAACAATTCAAACCCACCAGTCACCTTTGCAACACTCTATTGGGAAGAACCAGATGCAAGTGGCCACAAGTATGGACctgaagataaagaaaacatgagcaGAGTGTTGAAAAAAATAGATGATCTTATCGGTGACTTAGTCCAAAAACTCAAGATGTTAGGGCTGTGGGAAAATCTTAATGTGATCATTACAAGTGATCATGGGATGACCCAGTGTTCTCAGGATAGACTGATAAACTTGGATGTCTGCATCGATCATTCATACTACACTCTTATAGATTTGAGCCCAGTTGCTGCAATACTtccaaaaataa atAGAACAGAGGTTTACAACAAACTGAAAAACTGTAACTCTCATATGAATGTTTATCTCAAAGAAGACATTCCTAACAGATTTTATTACCAACATAATGATCGGATTCAGCCCATTATTTTGGTTGCAAATGAAGGCTGGACAATTGTGCTAAATAAATCATCACAAAAAT GTGACCATGGTTATGATAATTCTTTGCCTAGTATGCATCCATTTCTAGCTGCCCACGGACCTGCATTTCACAAAGGCTACAAGCATAGCACAATTAACATTGTGGATATTTATCCAATGATGTGCCACATCCTGGGATTAAAACCACATCCCAATAATGGGACTTTTGGTCATACTAAGTGCTTGTTAGTTGACCAGTGGTGCATCAATCTGCCAGAAGCCATCGCAATTGTTGtcggttcactcttggtgttaaCCACGCTAACATGCCTCATAATAATCATGCAGAATAGACTTTCTGTACCTCGTCCGTTTTCTCGACTTCAGCTacaagaagatgatgatgatccTTTAATTGGGTGA